In a single window of the Streptomyces sp. CGMCC 4.7035 genome:
- the ssuE gene encoding NADPH-dependent FMN reductase has product MATVLSVSGSPSATSRTARLLRHLDRRLTAQGHEVIPLDVRTIPAEALLGADFRHPAIVEATALFDRADGVVIGTPVYKAAYSGLLKSLLDLLPQYGLAGKTVLPLATGGSTAHVLAIDYALRPVLSSMGAAHIVQGWFTLDKDIAVGDDGTLAVAPGPAEALAQVVDQFSEALGSRTALVAAAG; this is encoded by the coding sequence ATGGCCACCGTCCTGTCCGTCTCCGGAAGTCCCTCCGCCACCTCCCGCACCGCCCGCCTGCTGCGCCACCTGGACAGGCGGCTCACGGCCCAGGGACATGAGGTGATCCCGCTGGACGTCCGCACCATCCCCGCCGAGGCTCTCCTCGGAGCCGACTTCCGGCACCCGGCGATCGTCGAGGCGACCGCACTGTTCGACCGCGCCGACGGCGTCGTGATCGGCACTCCCGTCTACAAGGCCGCCTACTCCGGACTGCTGAAGTCGTTGCTCGATCTGCTGCCGCAGTACGGTCTGGCCGGCAAGACCGTCCTTCCGCTGGCGACCGGCGGATCCACGGCGCACGTCCTGGCGATCGACTACGCACTGCGCCCCGTGCTCAGTTCCATGGGCGCCGCGCACATCGTCCAGGGCTGGTTCACGCTGGACAAGGACATCGCGGTGGGCGACGACGGCACACTGGCCGTCGCGCCGGGCCCGGCCGAGGCCCTCGCGCAGGTCGTCGACCAGTTCTCCGAAGCCCTCGGCAGCCGAACGGCCCTGGTGGCAGCCGCCGGATGA
- a CDS encoding amino acid ABC transporter permease, with protein sequence MVSPSDITDSSRLSAPVPPAGRLKAPRLTPGQGPADDLPRIVPRRHIGRRLAAAAALLVLAMVVNSVVRNRAFQWDVVGRYLTTTAVLDGLLLTLWLTGVVMVLGFLLGTPLAVMRLSANPVLRTLSWGYVWIFRSTPLLVQLLFWFNIGALYPTLGLGIPFGPQFVTVKTVNLLGPTLTAVIGLTLHEAAYAAEVVRGGILSVDAGQTEAAQALGIGRRRTLRRIVVPQAMRSIVPTAGNMLIGTLKGTSIVSVLAVHDLLYSVQLVYNQTYQVIPLLMVATLWYIAITTVLSAGQFYVERHYARGSARALPSTPLQSLRVRLATLHARLDRATAPEVRAEVDRDR encoded by the coding sequence ATGGTTTCGCCGTCCGACATCACCGATTCCTCCCGCCTCTCGGCACCCGTCCCACCGGCAGGACGCCTGAAAGCCCCTCGTCTTACCCCGGGGCAAGGCCCCGCGGACGACCTGCCGCGCATCGTGCCGCGCCGGCACATCGGCCGCCGGCTGGCCGCTGCCGCCGCGCTGCTGGTCCTCGCGATGGTGGTCAACTCTGTCGTGCGCAACCGCGCCTTCCAGTGGGATGTGGTCGGCCGGTACCTCACCACCACCGCCGTGCTCGACGGACTGCTGCTCACCCTCTGGCTGACCGGCGTGGTCATGGTGCTCGGCTTCCTGCTGGGCACCCCCTTGGCCGTGATGCGGTTGTCCGCCAACCCGGTTCTGCGCACGCTGAGTTGGGGCTATGTGTGGATCTTCCGGTCCACCCCGCTGCTGGTGCAGCTGCTGTTCTGGTTCAACATCGGCGCCCTCTACCCGACGCTCGGCCTCGGCATCCCCTTCGGGCCTCAGTTCGTCACCGTCAAGACGGTCAACCTGCTCGGCCCCACCCTCACCGCCGTCATCGGGCTGACCCTGCACGAAGCCGCCTACGCCGCCGAGGTGGTACGCGGCGGCATCCTCTCGGTGGACGCCGGCCAGACGGAGGCCGCCCAGGCTCTCGGCATCGGCAGACGGCGCACCCTGCGCCGGATCGTCGTCCCGCAGGCGATGCGCTCCATCGTGCCGACCGCCGGGAACATGCTGATCGGCACCCTGAAGGGCACCAGCATCGTCAGCGTGCTGGCCGTGCACGACCTGCTGTACTCGGTGCAACTGGTCTACAACCAGACCTACCAGGTCATCCCGCTGCTGATGGTCGCCACCCTCTGGTACATCGCCATCACGACGGTGCTCAGCGCGGGACAGTTCTATGTCGAGCGCCACTACGCGCGCGGCTCCGCCCGCGCCCTGCCATCCACCCCTCTGCAGAGTCTCAGGGTCCGTCTGGCCACACTTCACGCCCGGCTGGACAGGGCGACCGCGCCCGAGGTCCGCGCGGAGGTCGACCGAGACCGCTGA
- a CDS encoding STM4012 family radical SAM protein: MTTLTSAHRVTPYQSYVYAYPHKTAYRKLDDRPLLSTLWAAEPKDALSLYLHIPFCEIRCGFCNLFTRIGAPDGLTTAYLDALDRQARAVREALGERAPVRFATAAFGGGTPTFLTAAELERLYDIAEHRMGADLRAVPLSVEASPATATADRLAVLAERGTTRLSLGVQSFDDTEARAAVRPQRRADVEAALGRVRDARIPVLNIDLIYGIDGQTEETWLRSLDAALAWRPEELYLYPLYIRPLTGLGRRADASDPDWDEQRLRLYRTGRDHLLAHGYEQQSMRMFRRADAPPQGADDYACQTDGMIGLGCGARSYTARLHYSFDYAVGMHEIRSIIDDYVSRPAADFAHAEYGRRMDPDESRRRHLLQSLLQAEGLQIADYRARFGGRTPADDFATELERFADRGWLESGVPHADVLRLTPEGLAHSDAIGPELFSPAVRAAMAAYERK; this comes from the coding sequence ATGACGACCCTGACCAGCGCTCACCGTGTGACCCCGTACCAGAGTTACGTGTACGCCTACCCGCACAAGACCGCGTACCGGAAACTCGACGACCGTCCGCTGCTGAGCACCCTGTGGGCGGCCGAGCCCAAGGACGCCCTCTCCCTCTACCTCCACATCCCGTTCTGCGAGATCCGCTGCGGATTCTGCAACCTGTTCACCCGCATCGGCGCCCCGGACGGCCTCACCACCGCCTACCTCGACGCCCTGGACCGCCAGGCGAGGGCCGTACGGGAGGCCCTGGGGGAGCGGGCACCGGTCCGGTTCGCCACCGCGGCCTTCGGCGGCGGCACCCCCACCTTCCTCACGGCCGCCGAACTGGAACGGCTCTACGACATAGCCGAACACCGCATGGGCGCCGACCTCCGGGCCGTTCCCCTCTCGGTGGAGGCCTCGCCCGCCACGGCCACCGCCGACCGGCTGGCGGTCCTGGCCGAACGCGGCACCACCCGCCTCAGCCTCGGCGTGCAGAGCTTCGACGACACCGAGGCCCGGGCCGCCGTACGCCCGCAGCGCCGCGCCGACGTGGAGGCGGCACTCGGCCGTGTCCGCGACGCCCGGATACCGGTGCTCAACATCGACCTGATCTACGGCATCGACGGCCAGACGGAGGAGACCTGGCTGCGCTCCCTGGACGCGGCCCTCGCCTGGCGCCCCGAGGAGCTCTACCTCTACCCCCTCTACATCCGCCCCCTCACGGGCCTCGGCCGCCGGGCCGACGCGTCCGACCCGGACTGGGACGAGCAGCGTCTGCGTCTCTACCGCACCGGCCGCGACCACCTCCTCGCGCACGGCTACGAGCAGCAGTCCATGCGTATGTTCCGCCGCGCCGACGCGCCACCGCAGGGCGCGGACGACTACGCCTGCCAGACCGACGGCATGATCGGCCTGGGCTGCGGAGCCCGCTCCTACACCGCGCGGCTGCACTACTCCTTCGACTACGCCGTCGGCATGCACGAGATCCGCTCGATCATCGACGACTACGTCTCCCGCCCCGCCGCGGACTTCGCCCACGCCGAGTACGGCCGCCGCATGGACCCCGACGAGTCCCGCCGCCGGCACCTGTTGCAATCGCTGCTCCAGGCCGAAGGGCTCCAGATCGCCGACTACCGGGCCCGGTTCGGCGGCCGTACCCCCGCGGACGACTTCGCGACGGAACTGGAGCGGTTCGCCGACCGCGGCTGGCTGGAGTCCGGTGTGCCACACGCCGACGTTCTCCGCCTGACCCCCGAGGGCCTGGCCCACTCCGACGCCATCGGACCGGAGCTGTTCTCCCCGGCCGTACGGGCCGCGATGGCCGCCTACGAGCGGAAGTGA
- a CDS encoding DUF6745 domain-containing protein, protein MTTDEVQRWRACAAAAVPADRAAAEAGVRLAYRRAGLAEPERMVWAGSPREAVTLIRASTDLGPSVRESVRSAPWAAERLRLHEELGAAGWSARWAATGGRLWDTTRALVDRIQRGVLDELADGDQRAGTEIRLILLDAVLGQHDAPWLAALDSDRAPLDGLAQVCRSAGWWWPFEKVAVVCERPVALHRDEAGRLDRGDGPALAFPDGFALYAWRGMPVPAAFLAELRTLTSERIRAEENAELRRVMLEHYGYDRYLADSAARPIHRDETGTLWRIDLDGDEPVVMVEVLNSTPEPDGTHRTYWLRVPPTTREAREGVAWTFGLGPEVYAPLRET, encoded by the coding sequence GTGACGACTGACGAGGTCCAGCGGTGGCGTGCGTGCGCCGCGGCGGCCGTTCCGGCGGACCGGGCCGCGGCGGAGGCGGGCGTCCGGCTGGCGTACCGGAGGGCCGGGCTGGCGGAGCCGGAACGCATGGTGTGGGCCGGTTCACCGCGCGAGGCCGTGACGCTGATACGCGCCTCGACGGACCTCGGCCCCAGCGTGCGCGAGAGTGTCCGCAGCGCGCCCTGGGCAGCCGAACGCCTGCGTCTGCACGAGGAGTTGGGCGCGGCGGGCTGGTCGGCACGCTGGGCTGCCACCGGCGGGCGTCTGTGGGACACGACGCGCGCGCTGGTCGACCGGATCCAGCGGGGTGTACTCGACGAGCTGGCGGACGGCGACCAGCGCGCCGGGACGGAGATCCGGCTGATCCTGCTGGACGCCGTGCTCGGACAGCACGACGCGCCCTGGCTCGCCGCCCTCGACTCGGACCGGGCCCCGCTCGACGGGCTGGCCCAGGTCTGCCGCAGCGCGGGCTGGTGGTGGCCGTTCGAGAAGGTCGCGGTGGTGTGCGAACGCCCCGTCGCCCTGCACCGCGACGAGGCGGGCCGGCTCGACCGCGGGGACGGCCCGGCGCTGGCCTTCCCCGACGGTTTCGCCCTGTACGCCTGGCGTGGCATGCCGGTGCCGGCCGCCTTCCTCGCGGAGCTGCGCACGCTGACGTCGGAACGGATCCGCGCCGAGGAGAACGCCGAGCTGCGGCGCGTCATGCTCGAGCACTACGGCTACGACCGCTACCTCGCCGACTCCGCGGCCCGGCCGATCCACCGGGACGAGACCGGTACGCTCTGGCGCATCGACCTGGACGGGGACGAGCCGGTCGTGATGGTGGAGGTCCTCAACTCCACGCCGGAGCCGGACGGAACGCACCGCACGTACTGGCTCCGCGTGCCGCCGACGACACGGGAGGCCAGGGAGGGAGTGGCCTGGACGTTCGGGCTGGGGCCGGAGGTGTACGCACCGCTGCGGGAGACATGA
- a CDS encoding LLM class flavin-dependent oxidoreductase, protein MSLTFHWFLPTNGDSRHVVGGGHGTPVTATGGDRPPSIGYLTQIARAAEDLGFTGALTPTGAWCEDAWLTTAMVSQNTERLKFLVAFRPGFLSPTLAAQMASTFQWQTGGRLLLNVVTGGESHEQRAYGDFLGKDARYRRTGEFLEVVRELWKGKAVDLNGEHLQVEGARLTRLPNPVPQVYFGGSSPIAGEVAARYADVYLTWGEPPAQVAEKIAWIKGLAARQGRALRFGIRLHVISRDTSEQAWAEANRLLDGFDPETVRSVQAGLARSESEGQQRMLALHAGGSLPQALNSVRAGGTPTALEIHPNLWAGIGLVRGGAGTALVGSHAEVAERIEEYHALGIEEFVLSGYPHLEEAYWFGEGVLPKLRAKGLWRHPYGRQAASSVHVPFTDAGSPR, encoded by the coding sequence GTGAGCCTCACCTTCCACTGGTTCCTGCCCACCAATGGCGACAGCCGTCATGTCGTCGGCGGCGGCCACGGCACCCCGGTCACCGCAACCGGAGGTGACCGGCCGCCGAGCATCGGCTACCTCACCCAGATCGCCCGCGCCGCGGAGGACCTCGGCTTCACCGGTGCACTGACCCCCACCGGCGCCTGGTGCGAGGACGCCTGGCTGACCACCGCCATGGTCAGCCAGAACACCGAGCGACTGAAGTTCCTGGTCGCCTTCAGACCCGGCTTCCTCTCACCGACACTGGCTGCGCAGATGGCGTCCACCTTCCAGTGGCAGACCGGCGGCCGACTACTGCTCAACGTGGTCACGGGAGGAGAGAGCCATGAGCAGCGCGCCTACGGTGACTTCCTCGGCAAGGACGCGCGGTATCGCCGTACCGGCGAATTCCTGGAGGTCGTGCGGGAGTTGTGGAAGGGCAAGGCCGTCGACCTGAACGGCGAGCACCTCCAGGTCGAGGGCGCCAGGCTCACCCGGCTGCCCAACCCCGTCCCCCAGGTGTACTTCGGCGGCTCGTCGCCCATCGCCGGTGAGGTCGCGGCGCGGTACGCCGATGTCTATCTCACCTGGGGCGAGCCGCCCGCTCAGGTCGCGGAGAAGATTGCCTGGATCAAGGGGCTGGCCGCCAGGCAGGGTCGCGCCCTGCGCTTCGGCATCCGGCTGCACGTCATCTCCCGCGACACCTCCGAGCAGGCATGGGCGGAAGCGAACCGGCTGCTGGACGGCTTCGACCCGGAGACGGTGCGGTCGGTGCAGGCGGGGCTCGCCCGCAGCGAGTCCGAGGGCCAGCAGCGCATGCTCGCCCTGCACGCCGGCGGCAGCCTCCCCCAAGCTCTCAACTCCGTTCGAGCAGGGGGGACCCCCACCGCACTGGAGATCCACCCCAACCTATGGGCCGGCATCGGCCTGGTGCGCGGCGGCGCGGGCACCGCGCTGGTCGGCAGCCACGCCGAGGTGGCCGAGCGGATCGAGGAGTACCACGCCCTAGGCATCGAGGAGTTCGTCCTCTCCGGCTACCCGCACCTGGAGGAGGCGTACTGGTTCGGCGAGGGCGTCCTGCCCAAGCTTCGGGCGAAGGGCCTGTGGCGGCACCCATATGGCCGGCAGGCGGCTTCCTCGGTTCACGTACCCTTCACCGACGCGGGGAGCCCGCGATGA
- a CDS encoding STM4013/SEN3800 family hydrolase, with protein sequence MNEIVGSHDILLVTLDTLRHDVAAELAAAGRIPNLARHLPDGRWEKRHAPGSFTYASHQAIFAGFLPTPAAPGRHPRLFAADFAGSETTADGTFVYDTPDLVSGLAKAGYRTVCIGGVGFFNKRGPLGSVLPGLFQESHWEPEFGVTSPTSFESQVTRAEQVIGRLPAEQRLFLFVNVASLHQPNWFHLPGASKEAGDSRDTHAAALEYVDRHIGRLFAVASSRRRCLAIVCSDHGTAYGDDGYTGHRIGHESVWTVPYAHFLLDHTPTPAEAAR encoded by the coding sequence ATGAACGAGATCGTCGGCAGCCACGACATCCTGCTGGTCACCCTCGACACCCTGCGCCACGACGTCGCCGCCGAACTGGCCGCGGCCGGCCGCATCCCCAACCTGGCCCGCCATCTGCCCGACGGCCGCTGGGAGAAGCGGCACGCACCGGGCAGCTTCACCTACGCCTCCCACCAGGCGATCTTCGCCGGTTTCCTGCCCACGCCCGCAGCGCCCGGCCGCCACCCCCGTCTGTTCGCGGCCGACTTCGCGGGCAGCGAGACGACGGCGGACGGCACCTTCGTCTACGACACTCCGGACCTGGTCTCCGGTCTCGCCAAGGCCGGCTACCGGACGGTGTGCATCGGGGGAGTCGGCTTCTTCAACAAGCGGGGACCGCTGGGCTCGGTGCTGCCGGGGCTCTTCCAGGAGTCCCACTGGGAGCCGGAGTTCGGAGTCACCTCACCGACGTCGTTCGAGTCACAGGTGACCCGTGCGGAGCAGGTGATCGGACGACTGCCTGCGGAACAGCGCCTGTTCCTCTTCGTCAACGTGGCCTCCCTCCACCAGCCCAACTGGTTCCACCTCCCGGGAGCCAGTAAAGAGGCCGGGGACTCCCGCGACACGCACGCCGCCGCCCTGGAGTACGTGGACCGGCACATCGGCCGCCTGTTCGCCGTCGCGAGCAGCAGGCGCCGCTGCTTGGCGATCGTCTGCTCCGACCACGGCACGGCGTACGGCGACGACGGCTACACCGGTCACCGCATCGGCCACGAGTCCGTGTGGACCGTGCCCTACGCCCACTTCCTCCTCGACCACACGCCCACCCCCGCCGAGGCCGCCCGATGA
- a CDS encoding LLM class flavin-dependent oxidoreductase, translating into MPVEFLGIAATNDGSETTPRSGAAFDKEYTLRLARAHEEHGWDRVLFAYGSGSPDPTPAAAYIASRLDRLQVLLAHRPNVSYPTFAAKTFATLDQISEGRLTVHFITGGNDHEQGREGDTLTKDERYARTREYIRIVKKIWTSHEPFDHEGEHYRFHDFVSDVFPVQQPRPKVSFGGSSPAAYAAGGAEADIYCLWGEPLEKTAEQIENVKAAARAAGRPDVPRIQVAFRPIIAPTEELAWEKAHRTVGAIRERREAGLVRHHRRGATGAAIPQNAGSQRLIAIAEAGERYDRALWTPTAAATGGAGNSNALVGTPETVAQALLDYYDLGVDILSARGYDLLDDAIDFGRYVIPIVREEVAKRDAERAARGTQTLAAVGE; encoded by the coding sequence ATGCCAGTGGAGTTCCTCGGCATCGCCGCCACCAACGACGGCTCCGAAACCACACCGCGCTCCGGCGCCGCCTTCGACAAGGAGTACACGCTCCGGCTCGCCCGAGCACACGAGGAGCACGGGTGGGACCGGGTCCTGTTCGCCTATGGTTCGGGATCCCCGGATCCGACGCCGGCCGCCGCGTATATCGCGAGTCGGCTGGACCGTCTCCAGGTCCTGCTCGCCCACCGCCCGAACGTCTCGTACCCCACCTTCGCCGCGAAGACCTTCGCCACCCTCGACCAGATCAGCGAGGGCCGCCTGACCGTGCACTTCATCACCGGCGGCAACGACCACGAGCAGGGCCGAGAGGGCGACACCCTCACCAAGGACGAGCGCTACGCCCGCACCCGCGAGTACATCCGGATCGTCAAGAAGATCTGGACCAGCCACGAGCCCTTCGACCATGAGGGCGAGCACTACCGCTTCCACGACTTCGTCAGCGACGTCTTCCCCGTCCAACAGCCCCGCCCCAAGGTGTCGTTCGGCGGTTCGTCACCCGCGGCATACGCCGCCGGAGGAGCCGAGGCCGACATCTACTGCCTGTGGGGCGAGCCCCTGGAGAAGACCGCCGAGCAGATCGAGAACGTGAAGGCCGCCGCGAGGGCCGCGGGCCGCCCCGACGTGCCGCGGATCCAGGTCGCCTTCCGCCCGATCATCGCCCCGACCGAGGAACTGGCCTGGGAGAAGGCCCACCGCACGGTCGGTGCCATCCGGGAGCGGCGCGAGGCGGGTCTTGTGCGCCACCACCGCAGGGGCGCCACCGGGGCTGCAATTCCTCAAAACGCCGGCTCGCAGCGGCTGATCGCCATCGCCGAGGCGGGGGAGCGCTACGACCGGGCCCTGTGGACCCCGACGGCCGCCGCCACGGGTGGCGCGGGCAACTCCAACGCCTTGGTCGGCACCCCGGAAACGGTCGCCCAGGCTCTGCTGGACTACTACGACCTCGGCGTCGACATCCTCTCCGCCCGCGGATACGACCTGCTGGACGATGCCATCGACTTCGGCCGGTACGTGATCCCGATCGTCCGCGAGGAGGTCGCCAAGCGCGACGCCGAGCGTGCGGCACGGGGGACCCAGACCCTTGCGGCGGTGGGCGAATGA
- a CDS encoding ABC transporter substrate-binding protein: MTSVAHIRTRLRVAAGMTLLPVLALTACGSGDTPGTTAVGAQASPAPTDDPVAAVRKVDSVAALLPAEVRKAGTLRVGSSIGFPPGAYYPNGPDKAPAGQDIDLADAVAKVLGVELRRQDASFETILPALGSGKYDFGTGNFGVTTQRLKTVDFVTYINDGQGFAVKKGSTVLKTKVTDLTQLCGLTIGTGAGTTFEATLTAQKGVCAKAGKKPYDVKVYSENAATLTALQQGRIDVIMSTINGLRYQAAQTASGTTFLGEYHRLDVGFAFKKGSALTKAFQAAVDELIKNGTYAGILKKWGTAASAIDASRINPPEHT; the protein is encoded by the coding sequence ATGACTTCCGTAGCTCACATCAGAACCCGTCTGCGCGTCGCCGCCGGCATGACGCTGCTGCCCGTACTGGCGCTGACCGCCTGTGGCTCCGGCGATACCCCCGGCACCACAGCGGTGGGTGCCCAGGCGTCCCCCGCCCCGACCGACGACCCGGTCGCCGCCGTGCGCAAGGTGGACTCCGTGGCCGCCCTGCTGCCCGCCGAGGTACGCAAGGCGGGCACGCTGCGGGTCGGCAGCTCGATCGGCTTCCCGCCCGGCGCTTACTACCCGAACGGCCCGGACAAGGCGCCCGCCGGCCAGGACATCGACCTCGCCGACGCCGTGGCCAAGGTCCTCGGCGTCGAACTGCGGCGCCAGGACGCCTCGTTCGAGACAATCCTGCCCGCCCTCGGCAGCGGCAAGTACGACTTCGGCACCGGCAACTTCGGCGTCACCACCCAACGCCTGAAGACCGTCGACTTCGTCACCTACATCAATGACGGCCAGGGATTCGCGGTGAAGAAGGGCAGTACCGTGCTCAAGACCAAGGTCACCGACCTCACCCAGCTGTGCGGGCTGACCATCGGCACCGGGGCCGGCACCACGTTCGAGGCGACTCTCACCGCGCAGAAGGGCGTGTGCGCCAAGGCGGGCAAGAAGCCGTACGACGTGAAGGTCTACTCGGAGAACGCGGCGACCCTCACCGCGCTCCAGCAGGGCCGCATCGACGTGATCATGTCGACCATCAACGGCCTGCGCTACCAGGCCGCACAGACCGCGTCGGGGACCACCTTCCTCGGCGAGTACCACCGCCTCGACGTCGGCTTCGCCTTCAAGAAGGGCTCTGCGCTCACCAAGGCGTTCCAGGCCGCCGTGGACGAGCTGATCAAGAACGGCACGTACGCCGGGATCCTCAAGAAGTGGGGCACCGCCGCCTCCGCGATCGACGCGTCGCGGATCAATCCGCCCGAGCACACGTAG
- a CDS encoding amino acid ABC transporter ATP-binding protein, whose protein sequence is MSEVMVDVHGVHKSFGPLEVLCGVDLKVRTGQVTVILGPSGSGKSTLLRTINHLEKVSRGWISIDGELIGYRRVGGKLHELKEKDVLKQRTHIGFVFQNFNLFPHLTVLDNLVEAPVSALRHPRKEAEKTARRLLERVGLADKADAYPRQLSGGQQQRVAIARALALEPKVLLFDEPTSALDPELVGEVLDVIRDLARAGTTMIVVTHEIGFAREVADSVVFMDGGVVVEQGPPAAVLDDPQHERTRAFLSKVL, encoded by the coding sequence ATGAGTGAGGTGATGGTGGACGTCCACGGCGTCCACAAGAGCTTCGGCCCGCTGGAAGTGCTGTGCGGCGTCGACCTGAAAGTCCGCACCGGCCAGGTCACCGTGATCCTCGGCCCGTCCGGCTCCGGGAAATCCACGCTGCTGCGCACCATCAACCACCTGGAGAAGGTCAGCCGCGGCTGGATCAGTATCGACGGCGAGCTCATCGGCTACCGCCGGGTGGGCGGCAAGCTGCACGAGCTGAAGGAGAAGGACGTCCTGAAGCAGCGCACCCACATCGGGTTCGTCTTCCAGAACTTCAACCTCTTTCCGCATCTGACCGTGCTGGACAACCTCGTCGAGGCACCCGTCTCCGCGCTGCGCCACCCGCGCAAGGAGGCCGAGAAGACAGCCCGCCGACTCCTGGAGCGGGTCGGTCTCGCCGACAAGGCCGACGCCTACCCGCGGCAGCTCTCCGGCGGTCAGCAGCAGCGCGTGGCCATCGCCCGCGCGCTCGCCCTCGAACCCAAGGTGCTGCTCTTCGACGAGCCCACCTCGGCGCTCGACCCGGAACTGGTCGGCGAAGTCCTCGACGTCATCAGGGACCTGGCCCGCGCCGGAACCACCATGATCGTCGTGACCCACGAGATCGGTTTCGCCCGCGAGGTCGCCGACAGCGTGGTCTTCATGGACGGCGGAGTCGTCGTGGAGCAGGGGCCGCCCGCGGCCGTCCTGGACGACCCGCAGCACGAGCGCACCCGCGCCTTCCTCTCCAAAGTCCTTTGA